The following proteins are co-located in the Imtechella halotolerans genome:
- a CDS encoding M28 family peptidase, protein MKKMLIPVMALAMACNSSQKTVAPTTETPQEVTPVTYANTITEGELKEMLYTFASDEFEGRDTGKEGQKKAAAYLRDHYIELGIPAAQSNGDYYQKVPLVKLSVPEGSFSFGNSNYTFGEQILAFRAPAKSQYEFSSIVYAGYGIDDAKYSDYTNLDVKGKLLLIKSGEPVNNDGTFVVTGTKEASKWSNQRQALRAKTMLAEEKGAAGVLFIESDNFGRYIQQFNYLKEHGGNMTVDGNQSDFFSCVINTELASKIYKTYTSTATSATISGKASLSFKSNNEEVDTENVVAFIKGSEKPNEYIVISAHLDHVGVDENGNVFNGADDDGSGSVAILEIAEAFRKAQLEGNGPKRSIVFLHVTGEERGLLGSEYYAQSPIFPLANTVANLNIDMIGRIDPERQGNRNYVYVIGADKLSTELHEISEQMNEKYCGIELDYKYNDDNDPNRFYYRSDHYNFAKHNVPAVFYFNGTHDDYHRISDTPDKINYDLLTNRSKLIFHTAWELANREKRIVADKAK, encoded by the coding sequence TGCTAACACCATTACTGAAGGTGAACTAAAAGAAATGCTCTATACCTTTGCTTCTGACGAATTTGAAGGTCGTGATACAGGTAAAGAAGGTCAGAAAAAGGCAGCTGCATACCTACGTGATCATTATATCGAATTGGGAATACCTGCAGCGCAAAGTAATGGAGATTACTATCAGAAGGTACCTCTGGTAAAATTATCAGTACCAGAAGGAAGTTTTTCATTTGGAAATTCAAACTATACCTTTGGTGAACAAATTCTTGCGTTTAGAGCTCCTGCAAAATCTCAATATGAATTCTCATCGATTGTATATGCAGGATATGGAATTGATGACGCAAAGTATTCGGACTACACGAATTTAGATGTAAAAGGAAAATTGTTGCTGATCAAATCAGGAGAGCCTGTAAATAACGATGGAACCTTTGTAGTAACTGGAACCAAAGAAGCTTCTAAATGGAGTAATCAACGTCAAGCCCTACGCGCTAAAACGATGTTAGCGGAGGAAAAAGGTGCTGCTGGAGTACTTTTTATTGAATCAGATAATTTCGGCCGATACATACAGCAATTCAATTACCTTAAAGAGCATGGTGGAAATATGACAGTGGATGGTAACCAATCAGATTTCTTCAGCTGTGTTATAAACACAGAATTGGCATCTAAAATATATAAAACCTATACGTCAACTGCTACCAGTGCAACTATTTCTGGTAAAGCATCTTTAAGCTTTAAAAGCAATAATGAAGAAGTGGATACTGAAAACGTAGTTGCTTTTATTAAGGGAAGTGAAAAGCCAAATGAATATATTGTTATTTCTGCTCACCTTGACCACGTAGGAGTTGATGAAAATGGAAATGTATTCAATGGTGCGGATGATGACGGTTCTGGAAGCGTTGCTATTTTAGAAATTGCTGAAGCATTCCGTAAAGCGCAACTGGAAGGAAATGGGCCAAAACGTTCGATAGTATTTTTACATGTAACTGGAGAAGAGCGTGGCCTTTTAGGATCTGAATACTACGCACAATCACCAATCTTCCCTCTAGCCAATACGGTGGCAAATCTTAACATTGATATGATTGGAAGAATTGATCCAGAACGACAAGGAAACCGTAATTATGTGTATGTAATTGGAGCAGATAAGTTAAGTACGGAATTACATGAAATTTCTGAGCAAATGAATGAAAAGTATTGTGGAATTGAGCTTGATTACAAGTACAATGACGACAATGATCCAAACCGTTTCTACTATCGTAGTGATCATTACAACTTTGCTAAACACAACGTTCCGGCCGTTTTTTACTTTAACGGAACGCATGATGATTACCACCGAATCAGTGATACCCCTGATAAAATCAACTATGATTTGTTGACTAATCGTTCGAAACTAATTTTCCATACTGCTTGGGAACTTGCTAATCGTGAAAAACGAATTGTAGCTGATAAAGCCAAGTAA